One window from the genome of Manis pentadactyla isolate mManPen7 chromosome 15, mManPen7.hap1, whole genome shotgun sequence encodes:
- the PPM1N gene encoding probable protein phosphatase 1N isoform X1 — protein MAALARLLERLLCPASKEDGAEDEEEKEEEGCGTREGPQFILDTPLCAQRPHGGVAASWGLRFGASAAQGWRAHMEDAHCAWLALPGLPPGWAFFAVLDGHGGARAAFFGARHLPGHVLEALGQAPGEPEGVCRALRRAFLSADARLHELWPRGEPGGSTAVALLVSRRFLYLAHCGDSRAVLSRAGAVVFSTEDHRPLRPRERERIQDAGGTIRRRRLEGSLAVSRALGDFAYKEAPGRPPELQLVTAEPEVTALARRAEDEFMLRASDGVWDAMSGAALAGLVASRLCLGLAPELLCAQLLDTCLCKGSLDNMTCILVCFPGAPRPWEEAIRKELAVDAALGRRVTELCSSAQEPPSMNTVFRILVSEDIPNLPPGGGLYCKATVIAEGYSQFCQASGKRWEVWSQRTEEENSLSPASQASGSKTSRWRILRMLISPSPTSLAQKVQS, from the exons ATGGCGGCCCTTGCCCGCCTGCTGGAGCGTCTTCTCTGTCCAGCTAGCAAGGAAGATGGGGCGGAGGacgaggaggaaaaggaagaagaggggTGCGGGACCCGAGAGGGGCCTCAGTTTATCCTGGACACGCCGCTATGCGCCCAGCGGCCGCACGGGGGTGTGGCGGCCTCTTGGGGACTGCGTTTCGGGGCAAGCGCCGCGCAGGGCTGGCGCGCGCACATGGAGGACGCTCATTGCGCTTGGCTCGCGCTACCCGGGCTGCCCCCAGGCTGGGCTTTCTTCGCAGTCCTCGACGGCCACGGCGGGGCACGAGCTGCCTTTTTCGGCGCGCGACACCTGCCCGGCCACGTGCTTGAGGCGCTGGGCCAGGCACCTGGCGAGCCTGAGGGCGTGTGCCGGGCGCTGCGCCGCGCCTTCCTGAGTGCAGACGCACGCCTGCACGAGCTCTGGCCCCGCGGCGAGCCAGGTGGCTCCACCGCTGTGGCGTTGCTTGTCTCCCGGCGCTTTCTGTACCTGGCACACTGCGGTGATTCCCGCGCGGTGCTGAGTCGCGCCGGTGCTGTGGTTTTCAGCACCGAGGACCATCGGCCCCTCCGGCCCCGGGAACGCGAGCGCATCCAAGACGCAGGCGGCACCATCCGCCGCAGGCGCCTCGAGGGCTCTCTGGCAGTGTCGCGAGCACTGGGCGACTTTGCTTACAAAGAGGCTCCAGGACGGCCCCCTGAGCTACAGCTCGTTACCGCAGAGCCTGAGGTGACCGCCCTAGCACGCCGGGCCGAAGACGAATTCATGCTCCGGGCCTCCGATGGAGTGTGGGACGCGATGTCTGGCGCTGCCCTGGCAGGACTGGTGGCATCGCGCCTCTGCTTGGGCCTGGCCCCGGAGCTTCTCTGCGCGCAGCTGTTGGACACGTGTCTTTGCAAG GGCAGCCTGGACAACATGACCTGCATCCTGGTCTGTTTCCCAGGGGCTCCCAGGCCTTGGGAGGAGGCGATCAGGAAGGAGCTAGCAGTGGATGCAGCCTTGGGCCGCAGGGTGACTG AGCTATGTTCGTCTGCCCAGGAACCCCCCAGTATGAACACGGTTTTCAGGATTCTGGTCTCGGAGGACATCCCGAATTTACCTCCTGGGGGAGGACTCTACTGcaa AGCCACAGTCATCGCTGAAGGTTATTCTCAGTTCTGCCAAGCCTCAGGAAAGCGCTGGGAG GTGTGGTCTCAGAGAACCGAGGAAGAAAACTCCCTTTCTCCAGCTTCGCAGGCCAGCGGAAGTAAGACAAGCCGATGGAGGATCCTCAGAATGCTTATTTCCCCTTCTCCTACTTCCCTCGCACAGAAAGTCCAGTCTTGA
- the PPM1N gene encoding probable protein phosphatase 1N isoform X2, protein MAALARLLERLLCPASKEDGAEDEEEKEEEGCGTREGPQFILDTPLCAQRPHGGVAASWGLRFGASAAQGWRAHMEDAHCAWLALPGLPPGWAFFAVLDGHGGARAAFFGARHLPGHVLEALGQAPGEPEGVCRALRRAFLSADARLHELWPRGEPGGSTAVALLVSRRFLYLAHCGDSRAVLSRAGAVVFSTEDHRPLRPRERERIQDAGGTIRRRRLEGSLAVSRALGDFAYKEAPGRPPELQLVTAEPEVTALARRAEDEFMLRASDGVWDAMSGAALAGLVASRLCLGLAPELLCAQLLDTCLCKGSLDNMTCILVCFPGAPRPWEEAIRKELAVDAALGRRVTELCSSAQEPPSMNTVFRILVSEDIPNLPPGGGLYCKATVIAEGYSQFCQASGKRWEKGQRGWEAHWHPWKRCRGLGDLTALLLWPPFA, encoded by the exons ATGGCGGCCCTTGCCCGCCTGCTGGAGCGTCTTCTCTGTCCAGCTAGCAAGGAAGATGGGGCGGAGGacgaggaggaaaaggaagaagaggggTGCGGGACCCGAGAGGGGCCTCAGTTTATCCTGGACACGCCGCTATGCGCCCAGCGGCCGCACGGGGGTGTGGCGGCCTCTTGGGGACTGCGTTTCGGGGCAAGCGCCGCGCAGGGCTGGCGCGCGCACATGGAGGACGCTCATTGCGCTTGGCTCGCGCTACCCGGGCTGCCCCCAGGCTGGGCTTTCTTCGCAGTCCTCGACGGCCACGGCGGGGCACGAGCTGCCTTTTTCGGCGCGCGACACCTGCCCGGCCACGTGCTTGAGGCGCTGGGCCAGGCACCTGGCGAGCCTGAGGGCGTGTGCCGGGCGCTGCGCCGCGCCTTCCTGAGTGCAGACGCACGCCTGCACGAGCTCTGGCCCCGCGGCGAGCCAGGTGGCTCCACCGCTGTGGCGTTGCTTGTCTCCCGGCGCTTTCTGTACCTGGCACACTGCGGTGATTCCCGCGCGGTGCTGAGTCGCGCCGGTGCTGTGGTTTTCAGCACCGAGGACCATCGGCCCCTCCGGCCCCGGGAACGCGAGCGCATCCAAGACGCAGGCGGCACCATCCGCCGCAGGCGCCTCGAGGGCTCTCTGGCAGTGTCGCGAGCACTGGGCGACTTTGCTTACAAAGAGGCTCCAGGACGGCCCCCTGAGCTACAGCTCGTTACCGCAGAGCCTGAGGTGACCGCCCTAGCACGCCGGGCCGAAGACGAATTCATGCTCCGGGCCTCCGATGGAGTGTGGGACGCGATGTCTGGCGCTGCCCTGGCAGGACTGGTGGCATCGCGCCTCTGCTTGGGCCTGGCCCCGGAGCTTCTCTGCGCGCAGCTGTTGGACACGTGTCTTTGCAAG GGCAGCCTGGACAACATGACCTGCATCCTGGTCTGTTTCCCAGGGGCTCCCAGGCCTTGGGAGGAGGCGATCAGGAAGGAGCTAGCAGTGGATGCAGCCTTGGGCCGCAGGGTGACTG AGCTATGTTCGTCTGCCCAGGAACCCCCCAGTATGAACACGGTTTTCAGGATTCTGGTCTCGGAGGACATCCCGAATTTACCTCCTGGGGGAGGACTCTACTGcaa AGCCACAGTCATCGCTGAAGGTTATTCTCAGTTCTGCCAAGCCTCAGGAAAGCGCTGGGAG AAGGGACAACGGGGCTGGGAAGCCCACTGGCACCCATGGAAGCGCTGCCGTGGACTTGGAGACCTAACAGCTCTCCTCCTTTGGCCACCCTTTGCCTAG
- the PPM1N gene encoding probable protein phosphatase 1N isoform X3, with protein MAALARLLERLLCPASKEDGAEDEEEKEEEGCGTREGPQFILDTPLCAQRPHGGVAASWGLRFGASAAQGWRAHMEDAHCAWLALPGLPPGWAFFAVLDGHGGARAAFFGARHLPGHVLEALGQAPGEPEGVCRALRRAFLSADARLHELWPRGEPGGSTAVALLVSRRFLYLAHCGDSRAVLSRAGAVVFSTEDHRPLRPRERERIQDAGGTIRRRRLEGSLAVSRALGDFAYKEAPGRPPELQLVTAEPEVTALARRAEDEFMLRASDGVWDAMSGAALAGLVASRLCLGLAPELLCAQLLDTCLCKGSLDNMTCILVCFPGAPRPWEEAIRKELAVDAALGRRVTELCSSAQEPPSMNTVFRILVSEDIPNLPPGGGLYCKATVIAEGYSQFCQASGKRWEERDRNIQGMLMTNPKSWMCCRDHQNISENDLS; from the exons ATGGCGGCCCTTGCCCGCCTGCTGGAGCGTCTTCTCTGTCCAGCTAGCAAGGAAGATGGGGCGGAGGacgaggaggaaaaggaagaagaggggTGCGGGACCCGAGAGGGGCCTCAGTTTATCCTGGACACGCCGCTATGCGCCCAGCGGCCGCACGGGGGTGTGGCGGCCTCTTGGGGACTGCGTTTCGGGGCAAGCGCCGCGCAGGGCTGGCGCGCGCACATGGAGGACGCTCATTGCGCTTGGCTCGCGCTACCCGGGCTGCCCCCAGGCTGGGCTTTCTTCGCAGTCCTCGACGGCCACGGCGGGGCACGAGCTGCCTTTTTCGGCGCGCGACACCTGCCCGGCCACGTGCTTGAGGCGCTGGGCCAGGCACCTGGCGAGCCTGAGGGCGTGTGCCGGGCGCTGCGCCGCGCCTTCCTGAGTGCAGACGCACGCCTGCACGAGCTCTGGCCCCGCGGCGAGCCAGGTGGCTCCACCGCTGTGGCGTTGCTTGTCTCCCGGCGCTTTCTGTACCTGGCACACTGCGGTGATTCCCGCGCGGTGCTGAGTCGCGCCGGTGCTGTGGTTTTCAGCACCGAGGACCATCGGCCCCTCCGGCCCCGGGAACGCGAGCGCATCCAAGACGCAGGCGGCACCATCCGCCGCAGGCGCCTCGAGGGCTCTCTGGCAGTGTCGCGAGCACTGGGCGACTTTGCTTACAAAGAGGCTCCAGGACGGCCCCCTGAGCTACAGCTCGTTACCGCAGAGCCTGAGGTGACCGCCCTAGCACGCCGGGCCGAAGACGAATTCATGCTCCGGGCCTCCGATGGAGTGTGGGACGCGATGTCTGGCGCTGCCCTGGCAGGACTGGTGGCATCGCGCCTCTGCTTGGGCCTGGCCCCGGAGCTTCTCTGCGCGCAGCTGTTGGACACGTGTCTTTGCAAG GGCAGCCTGGACAACATGACCTGCATCCTGGTCTGTTTCCCAGGGGCTCCCAGGCCTTGGGAGGAGGCGATCAGGAAGGAGCTAGCAGTGGATGCAGCCTTGGGCCGCAGGGTGACTG AGCTATGTTCGTCTGCCCAGGAACCCCCCAGTATGAACACGGTTTTCAGGATTCTGGTCTCGGAGGACATCCCGAATTTACCTCCTGGGGGAGGACTCTACTGcaa AGCCACAGTCATCGCTGAAGGTTATTCTCAGTTCTGCCAAGCCTCAGGAAAGCGCTGGGAG GAACGAGACAGAAATATTCAAGGAATGTTGATGACCAATCCCAAGTCCTGGATGTGCTGCAGAGACCACCAGAACATCTCTGAAAATGATCTTTCATGA
- the RTN2 gene encoding reticulon-2 isoform X1 yields MGQVLPVFAHCKEAPSTASSTPDSTEGGNDDSDFRELHTAREFSEDDEEETTSQDWGTPRELTFSYIAFDGVVGSGARRDSAVRRPRPQGRSVSEPRDPPSQAGLGDSLESIPSLSQSPEPGRRGDPDTAPPAERSLEDLGLQLDQLGWAARRAGSGEDSATSSSTPLEDEEPDGSDSGEAGKELDLQLGLPQSSPPEVLTPQPSAGCGIPQAQTPSPSRFRDSNYWPHDPSLDPKEEELCGQLERVPIVGQCFDRMDQSESPLEPHLLVADLLYWKDTRTSGVVFTGLVVSLLCLLHFSIVSVTSHVALLLLCATISLRVYRKVLQAVHRGDGANPFQAYLDVDLTLTQEQMERLSQQIASQVISAAIQLRHYFLVEDLVDSLKLALLFYILTFVGAVFNGLTLLIMGVICLFTIPLLYRQHQAQMDQYVGLVTNQLSHIKAKIRAKIPGSGALASAAAAVSGPKAKAE; encoded by the exons ATGGGGCAGGTCCTGCCGGTCTTCGCCCACTGCA AAGAAGCTCCATCTACAGCCTCCTCTACCCCTGACTCCACAGAAG GAGGGAATGACGACTCGGATTTTCGGGAGCTGCACACAGCCCGGGAATTCTCGGAGGACGACGAGGAAGAGACCACTTCGCAGGACTGGGGCACCCCCCGGGAGCTGACCTTCTCCTACATCGCCTTTGACGGCGTGGTGGGCTCCGGGGCTCGCCGGGATTCAGCTGTCCGccgccccaggccccagggccgCTCGGTCTCAGAGCCGCGGGACCCGCCTTCTCAGGCTGGCTTGGGAGACAGTTTGGAGAGCATTCCAAGCCTGAGCCAATCCCCAGAGCCTGGGCGCCGTGGTGACCCCGACACTGCCCCTCCGGCCGAGCGCTCCCTGGAGGACCTGGGACTCCAACTGGACCAACTGGGCTGGGCGGCCCGGAGAGCGGGTTCGGGGGAGGACTCCGCCACGAGTAGCTCCACCCCTCTGGAAGACGAGGAACCCGATGGATCGGATTCTGGAGAGGCTGGGAAAG AACTGGACCTACAACTCGGACTCCCTCAGTCCTCACCGCCCGAAGTCTTGACTCCACAGCCCAGCGCCGGCTGTGGAATCCCCCAGGCCCAAACCCCATCCCCTTCCCGCTTCCGGGATTCGAACTATTGGCCTCATGATCCCTCGCTGGACCCGAAGGAGGAAGAGCTGTGCGGGCAACTGGAGCGGGTGCCAATCGTGGGGCAGTGCTTCGATCGCATGGACCAATCAGAATCCCCATTGGAACCACACCTTCTAG TGGCGGACCTGCTGTACTGGAAGGACACAAGGACGTCAGGTGTGGTCTTCACAGGCCTCGTGGtctccctgctctgcctcctgcACTTTAGCATCGTGTCTGTGACTTCCCATGTGGCCCTGTTGCTGCTCTGCGCCACCATCTCTCTCAGGGTTTACCGAAAAGTGCTGCAGGCCGTGCACCGGGGGGATGGCGCCAACCCCTTCCA GGCCTATCTGGATGTGGATCTGACCCTGACTCAGGAGCAGATGGAACGTTTGTCCCAGCAGATTGCTTCCCAAGTGATCTCTGCAGCCATCCAGCTGCGGCATTACTTCCTGGTAGAAGACCTTGTGGACTCCCTCAAG CTGGCCCTTCTCTTCTACATCTTGACCTTCGTGGGTGCCGTCTTCAATGGTTTGACTCTTCTCATTATGG GAGTGATCTGTTTATTCACCATCCCCCTGCTCTATCGGCAGCACCAG GCCCAGATGGACCAGTATGTGGGATTGGTGACCAATCAGTTGAGCCACATCAAAGCTAA AATCCGAGCGAAGATCCCAGGCTCCGGAGCCCTTGCCTCGGCAGCAGCCGCAGTCTCCGGACCCAAAGCCAAAGCCGAATGA
- the RTN2 gene encoding reticulon-2 isoform X2: MGSKVADLLYWKDTRTSGVVFTGLVVSLLCLLHFSIVSVTSHVALLLLCATISLRVYRKVLQAVHRGDGANPFQAYLDVDLTLTQEQMERLSQQIASQVISAAIQLRHYFLVEDLVDSLKLALLFYILTFVGAVFNGLTLLIMGVICLFTIPLLYRQHQAQMDQYVGLVTNQLSHIKAKIRAKIPGSGALASAAAAVSGPKAKAE, encoded by the exons ATGGGGAGTAAAG TGGCGGACCTGCTGTACTGGAAGGACACAAGGACGTCAGGTGTGGTCTTCACAGGCCTCGTGGtctccctgctctgcctcctgcACTTTAGCATCGTGTCTGTGACTTCCCATGTGGCCCTGTTGCTGCTCTGCGCCACCATCTCTCTCAGGGTTTACCGAAAAGTGCTGCAGGCCGTGCACCGGGGGGATGGCGCCAACCCCTTCCA GGCCTATCTGGATGTGGATCTGACCCTGACTCAGGAGCAGATGGAACGTTTGTCCCAGCAGATTGCTTCCCAAGTGATCTCTGCAGCCATCCAGCTGCGGCATTACTTCCTGGTAGAAGACCTTGTGGACTCCCTCAAG CTGGCCCTTCTCTTCTACATCTTGACCTTCGTGGGTGCCGTCTTCAATGGTTTGACTCTTCTCATTATGG GAGTGATCTGTTTATTCACCATCCCCCTGCTCTATCGGCAGCACCAG GCCCAGATGGACCAGTATGTGGGATTGGTGACCAATCAGTTGAGCCACATCAAAGCTAA AATCCGAGCGAAGATCCCAGGCTCCGGAGCCCTTGCCTCGGCAGCAGCCGCAGTCTCCGGACCCAAAGCCAAAGCCGAATGA
- the FOSB gene encoding protein FosB isoform X1 gives MFQAFPGDYDSGSRCSSSPSAESQYLSSVDSFGSPPTAAASQECAGLGEMPGSFVPTVTAITTSQDLQWLVQPTLISSMAQSQGQPLASQPPAIDPYDMPGTSYSTPGMSGYSSGGASGSGGPSTSGTTSGPGPARPARARPRRPREETLTPEEEEKRRVRRERNKLAAAKCRNRRRELTDRLQAETDQLEEEKAELESEIAELQKEKERLEFVLVAHKPGCKIPYEEGPGPGPLAEVRDLPGSASTKEDGFSWLLPPPPPPPLPFQTSQDAHPNLTASLFTHSEVQVLGDPFPVVNPSYTSSFVLTCPEVSAFAGAQRTSGSDQPSDPLNSPSLLAL, from the exons ATGTTTCAAGCTTTTCCCGGAGACTACGACTCCGGCTCCCGGTGCAGCTCCTCACCCTCTGCCGAGTCTCAGTATCTGTCTTCGGTGGACTCCTTCGGCAGTCCACCTACCGCCGCCGCCTCCCAG GAGTGCGCCGGTCTCGGGGAAATGCCCGGTTCCTTCGTGCCCACGGTCACCGCGATCACAACCAGCCAGGACCTCCAGTGGCTCGTGCAACCCACCCTCATCTCTTCCATGGCCCAGTCCCAGGGGCAGCCACtggcctcccagcccccagccatcGACCCCTACGACATGCCAGGAACCAGTTACTCCACGCCAGGCATGAGTGGCTACAGCAGTGGCGGAGCTAGTGGCAGTGGTGGGCCTTCCACCAGCGGAACCACCAGTGGACCTGGGCCTGCCCGCCCAGCCCGAGCCCGGCCTAGGAGACCCCGAGAAGAGACG CTTACcccggaggaggaggagaagagaagGGTTCGCCGGGAACGAAACAAACTGGCAGCAGCCAAGTGTAGGAACCGTCGGAGGGAGCTGACTGACCGACTCCAGGCG GAGACAGAtcagctggaggaagaaaaggcgGAGCTGGAGTCGGAGATTGCTGAGCTCCAAAAGGAGAAGGAGCGCCTGGAGTTTGTGCTGGTGGCCCACAAACCGGGCTGCAAGATCCCCTACGAAGAGGGGCCCGGGCCGGGCCCGCTGGCGGAGGTGAGAGATTTGCCGGGGTCAGCATCCACTAAGGAAGATGGTTTCAGCTGGCTGCTGCCGCCCCCGCCACCACCGCCCCTGCCCTTCCAGACCAGCCAAGACGCACACCCCAACCTGACAGCTTCTCTCTTTACACACAGTGAAGTTCAAGTCCTCGGCGACCCCTTCCCCGTTGTTAACCCTTCGTACACTTCCTCGTTTGTCCTCACCTGCCCGGAGGTCTCCGCGTTCGCCGGCGCCCAACGCACCAGCGGCAGTGACCAGCCTTCCGACCCCCTGAACTCGCCCTCCCTTCTTGCTCTGTGA
- the FOSB gene encoding protein FosB isoform X2 — protein MFQAFPGDYDSGSRCSSSPSAESQYLSSVDSFGSPPTAAASQSQGQPLASQPPAIDPYDMPGTSYSTPGMSGYSSGGASGSGGPSTSGTTSGPGPARPARARPRRPREETLTPEEEEKRRVRRERNKLAAAKCRNRRRELTDRLQAETDQLEEEKAELESEIAELQKEKERLEFVLVAHKPGCKIPYEEGPGPGPLAEVRDLPGSASTKEDGFSWLLPPPPPPPLPFQTSQDAHPNLTASLFTHSEVQVLGDPFPVVNPSYTSSFVLTCPEVSAFAGAQRTSGSDQPSDPLNSPSLLAL, from the exons ATGTTTCAAGCTTTTCCCGGAGACTACGACTCCGGCTCCCGGTGCAGCTCCTCACCCTCTGCCGAGTCTCAGTATCTGTCTTCGGTGGACTCCTTCGGCAGTCCACCTACCGCCGCCGCCTCCCAG TCCCAGGGGCAGCCACtggcctcccagcccccagccatcGACCCCTACGACATGCCAGGAACCAGTTACTCCACGCCAGGCATGAGTGGCTACAGCAGTGGCGGAGCTAGTGGCAGTGGTGGGCCTTCCACCAGCGGAACCACCAGTGGACCTGGGCCTGCCCGCCCAGCCCGAGCCCGGCCTAGGAGACCCCGAGAAGAGACG CTTACcccggaggaggaggagaagagaagGGTTCGCCGGGAACGAAACAAACTGGCAGCAGCCAAGTGTAGGAACCGTCGGAGGGAGCTGACTGACCGACTCCAGGCG GAGACAGAtcagctggaggaagaaaaggcgGAGCTGGAGTCGGAGATTGCTGAGCTCCAAAAGGAGAAGGAGCGCCTGGAGTTTGTGCTGGTGGCCCACAAACCGGGCTGCAAGATCCCCTACGAAGAGGGGCCCGGGCCGGGCCCGCTGGCGGAGGTGAGAGATTTGCCGGGGTCAGCATCCACTAAGGAAGATGGTTTCAGCTGGCTGCTGCCGCCCCCGCCACCACCGCCCCTGCCCTTCCAGACCAGCCAAGACGCACACCCCAACCTGACAGCTTCTCTCTTTACACACAGTGAAGTTCAAGTCCTCGGCGACCCCTTCCCCGTTGTTAACCCTTCGTACACTTCCTCGTTTGTCCTCACCTGCCCGGAGGTCTCCGCGTTCGCCGGCGCCCAACGCACCAGCGGCAGTGACCAGCCTTCCGACCCCCTGAACTCGCCCTCCCTTCTTGCTCTGTGA
- the FOSB gene encoding protein FosB isoform X3, whose product MFQAFPGDYDSGSRCSSSPSAESQYLSSVDSFGSPPTAAASQECAGLGEMPGSFVPTVTAITTSQDLQWLVQPTLISSMAQSQGQPLASQPPAIDPYDMPGTSYSTPGMSGYSSGGASGSGGPSTSGTTSGPGPARPARARPRRPREETLTPEEEEKRRVRRERNKLAAAKCRNRRRELTDRLQAETDQLEEEKAELESEIAELQKEKERLEFVLVAHKPGCKIPYEEGPGPGPLAE is encoded by the exons ATGTTTCAAGCTTTTCCCGGAGACTACGACTCCGGCTCCCGGTGCAGCTCCTCACCCTCTGCCGAGTCTCAGTATCTGTCTTCGGTGGACTCCTTCGGCAGTCCACCTACCGCCGCCGCCTCCCAG GAGTGCGCCGGTCTCGGGGAAATGCCCGGTTCCTTCGTGCCCACGGTCACCGCGATCACAACCAGCCAGGACCTCCAGTGGCTCGTGCAACCCACCCTCATCTCTTCCATGGCCCAGTCCCAGGGGCAGCCACtggcctcccagcccccagccatcGACCCCTACGACATGCCAGGAACCAGTTACTCCACGCCAGGCATGAGTGGCTACAGCAGTGGCGGAGCTAGTGGCAGTGGTGGGCCTTCCACCAGCGGAACCACCAGTGGACCTGGGCCTGCCCGCCCAGCCCGAGCCCGGCCTAGGAGACCCCGAGAAGAGACG CTTACcccggaggaggaggagaagagaagGGTTCGCCGGGAACGAAACAAACTGGCAGCAGCCAAGTGTAGGAACCGTCGGAGGGAGCTGACTGACCGACTCCAGGCG GAGACAGAtcagctggaggaagaaaaggcgGAGCTGGAGTCGGAGATTGCTGAGCTCCAAAAGGAGAAGGAGCGCCTGGAGTTTGTGCTGGTGGCCCACAAACCGGGCTGCAAGATCCCCTACGAAGAGGGGCCCGGGCCGGGCCCGCTGGCGGAG TGA